The stretch of DNA TTTGATGAGAATCAGTTTCAGTTCCCTGTTTTTGTGATTGAAGGAGGACTTTCCTTTATATCTCTTGTTTGTCTCATTTCTTGGATGATCTGTATTTGCTTCAATTCTCTTAGTTGTCTTCGTTTCTATTCCTTCTTCTATGCATGGCCTCCCCTTATCACTTTAtcaggaaaagaaaaatgttcTTAAGCATCTGCATAACAATGTTAGCTAGAAATGCATATTAGGTCAGCTGGAGGGAGAATACCAGGAAGTTCAGATTGCAATTCCTTTACTTCATTTAGTTAACACTTCATCAAAaggaataataatttaatggaAATGGatgaatcttatttttaatgaaagCGAAGTCTAAACTTTGTCATGCAAACAGATCAGTGAACTCAGGGCTGCTCTTGGACCCCTATCTGGACGTTCCTTGCAGTACTGTACTGATGCATGCCTGAGGAGATATTTGGAAGCTCGCAATTGGAATGTTGTCAAAGCAAAGAAAATGTTGGAGGAGACACTCCAATGGAGGTCAACCTATAAACCAGAGGAAATCCGTTGGGTATGTCAATTGACAACTTGTGTTGCATTTTCTGATCCTATCTCTCCATGATTTACTTGATTTGGCATATAGTCATCCTCATTATCCTTTGCATTAATAATCTTTTATGGATTATGTTGATGAATACTTCAATATCTTGTTCATTCTTTACACCGTATTCCCTTTCCTTCAGATGCTGGTATGTTTAATCTGAACAAGTTtgggaaaacaaaaaagaatacaTGCCAATCTCTCTAAGTTGAAAAATGCAAATTTATATCTTGAGATGCCATTAATCAGTTTATCATCTTTCTGAAAGAATTGAATGCATTTGTCTTCATAATTTAAACATTCACTGATACTCATTCCCCTTCACATTTATATGTAGCTCATTATGTAGGATGGGTTTTAATGTTCTCCTAGGGAAGTCCTGGTTTACTGGCATCTTTGAGCCATAAAGAATTGAAATGCTCAGTAACAATTGCTTGAGTGAGCATTAACAATTTAAGATGATGTTAATTAAACTACCTCAGACCAAATAAGAGCATGCCCAAAAATTGGGTGACCTTCAAGAGAATTTCTTGTTAAGAATTCCTTGAAATCTCTGTTTGTCATCCTATTCTCATGATTCTCACTGTTAAATTTATGCATCTATTAGCTAAAACAGACTTGGCAGCTATTTATCTCTTTCAAGTTACTCCTAAAGCAAAATACAGAATGTTTAAAGTGCCACATCTATCCATTTGATGCGGACCtatttttcatgtttctttGAACTTTCATGTAATTTATTGAAGTGAATCAAGTTTTTTCTAATGTCGTGAAAGTTTGGAACAAACTTATGACAATAAcatggaaaaaagaaataaagtaagTTGCGGAAAGCTGCGGTCTCAACTTACAACGTCTTTCTATGCAACTTGCATCTCCCTTTAAGCCTTAGAAGGGCAGGCATGTCAAAGTGAAAACATACATCTAGAAATTAAGCAAGCTCATtgaacaagaattttttttcataacgATTGGGTCAAATACTTACAACTAAACCAAAGGTAAAGATTCTGTCAAATACTTATAACTAAAAGAAGGGTGTATCTGAGAGGTTAGAACTACTTCTTTTTtgtatttacagaaaaaaaacacaatttttaaaTGCTTTTAAACATACCTTCTAATGTATATGTTCTCTATCAGGTATCTATAAAAAACTGTGCCCAGAGTGACCTTCACCTTTGTCATGtaatctatcattttttttctcttttcctttcttttggaaaaaaaaaatattgtagaaAGCTTGGATCAATGTAGCTCACTATGcggtgggattaaggcttgtgatgatgattggaaggtgggAGTGTGATGTTATTAGTCCCCCTCCTGttcattatatttatatttgttatttctgttgtaatgtttttttgaattttttttccttatttcatttttcatcaGCAGTCCTTTACATTTATAATACTGAAAAACTGAAAGTGAGTGGATCACCGAGATCTAAGCCACAAAGCGAAGATCTGCAGATTGCACTAACAATGTCCTAAAGATTAGGACTAACTTATTGACTGGGAACTAAATATCTGAAGCAGAATACTTGGTCATGTACCATTGGTGCATGGACTGGTTCTTTTCCCACGTGTTCTTCCATTGCATGTGTTTGTAGACCTCCAGCTTTGTTGCAACTGCAAAGGCATCAAATGCCAACAATTTCCACTATCAATACTTGTCATGTCATGGTGCAAAAGATCTTGGTTTTAGGAAATCTTGATGAAGTCCCCCTTTTGTCTTTAATCCTTTTTATCTTATGGTAAGTGCATAACAGCTGCTTGTCGAGTTCAAAATAGGTTAAGTTGGATGATATAtggaatttgagaaatttcagTTGAAACTTGCCTGAAGgcaaaacatcattttattttaatgttttctgAATTCAGTATGTTATGCTTCTAATGTCAGGCTTGTATGACGTTGTtcatgaagataattttttattgatccATTCTAATATATGGACTCGTATCATTTTCAGAATGAGGTAGCTCATATAGGTGAGAATGGTCTAGTATCAATAGCAGATTTTCATGATCAGCTTGGGAGGGTTGTCCTTATAATGAGGCCGGGGATGCAGGTTAGTGTTCAGAATTCATTCTTCATGTATAAACTGTACGCTTTTATAAGTTAATTAACAGTTCATTTTTTGGGTTTTAATGATCAACCCATACGCATTTTGGTTGCAGAAAACAACAGCAGGAGAAGGCAATCTTCGTCATCTAGTATATCTTGTGGAGAGTTCAATCCTTAACCTTCCTGAAGGTCAAGAACAAATGGCATGGTTGATAGACTTTACTGGATGGTCCGTGAACACTAACGTGCCGATAAAAGTTGCCCGAGATATTATCTTCGTTCTGCAGAATCACTACCCCGAGAGGCTCGGTTTAGTTGTCCTTTATAGTCCACCAAGAATCTTTGAAGCATTTTGGAAGGTCCTCCTAGCTCATGCCTTTattgaaaactaatttataagACAAattggaatccatttcattAAACCACGTGTGAAGATTTGTCGCATGATCGTATACAGGTCTAAATTACTAATACTTGTAGCTCCTGTGGATTATGTTTAACAACTCTAGCTTTTCTTCCATCCCTGCAGGTGGTGAAGTATTTCGTGGACCCCAAAACATTCCAGAAAATTAGGTTTGTTTACCCAAAGCGTAAAGATAGTGAGGAGATCATGAAGTTGTATTTCGACGCTGAAAACCTTCCGAGTGAGTTTGGGGGAAAGGCCAGCTTGAAATATGACCATGAACAGTTCTCAAGGCTGATGACACAGGAAGATGTTAAAACTGCTAAATTCTGGGGATTGGACAGTAGGCAGCTCCACACCCCTAATGGAAGCTTGGGAGCAGAGGTGGGTCCGGAGCCTGTTACAGTTGCAGCAGCTGTAAGCTGAGTCAGTCAATCTAAGGATGTAAGAGCGGTGGAGGGAACTGAATCAGCAGATTCAGGCTTATGTGGAAGCTGGAAATGATGTTCAGTCCTTGCCGGGGATGAATCCATTTGCTTGCATACTCTTAAAGCATGACAAGAGGTTATCTTCTTCCAATTCATAAATAGCCTGTATGAGTATGACGCCTCCAAAACCTTAATACGACTAGAACAGTAATGATTTTATGGCTCTCATTGATAAGTTGATGATCTCTGGCTCGATGGGATCGTTATAACTTTCAGTCCATTAAAGCTTTCGTTTATAAGGAGTTAAAGTCTAAAATTGTTCCTAGCAAGAttgaagtaatttttattaaagataaaatgtgtgaaatatgattaaattagtttagttaaaacaaataattgaaataaatatctactaaagacaaaaaaaattggctaactgattaaaatttaacttatcTCATATAATGAAATTAAGGTTTAATACGAGGATAATGAATCTATTAAGGATCCCTCTAGGGGAAGGTCTTCATCCAGTTTAGTACCAGCACCCAACGGCTACCAAGAGACCAAGTGCCGCTAACCTGCTACTGTTGTTGCTCCAGTAGAGTCCCTAACATGATATAGCTGTTTTTCCCGTTCtttgttcttattttatttatcctCTTTTCTTGCCTATCCAAGGCATGCATTACTCGTTTTGGTTGTTTGAACTAAGTTACTAAACCAAACTAGCTAAATCAATTATCTACCTAGGACTTGtttgattgtaattttttttttttcagtttttttatttttgtttataaaattttataaataaaaaactaaaaacaaaagtaCAGTTAAACGAACCATCCAATTCTGTTTTGAATTTGGGCCGCCACTGCAGCTGGGGAATTTGTCTGATGCTGAGCATATTTTCGTCAATAAAACCTGGAAAGGCTTCCATTTATGCAGCAGcaaggaaaataaaacaaaatgggAAAGGGTGAATGTAAGACAGCAACTTGAGCAGGTACAGAGTACTTATGAATAATGTTTAACGGTTTTCCAAGGCAAAGAAAAGGCAAGCAGTGTTCATCTAGGGTCAGGGAGGCAATAATCGTGGGGCTAGTATATTTGGCCTGAATCAGTCATGAAAAACCCCTTTATTATTGTCTGCCATGCATTTAACCATCCAAGCGGCAATTCTTTTCCCACTTCAGCAATGAGAAAGATTCTCCCCAGACAATCCATGGGAGCCAACATATAGAAGGTCAAGAGAACGcagaaaattatttgataacAAATAAATCCATACTACAAACCACACCTCGTGTTTCAAGTTTAAACAAAGATCAGGCATTAGCTGTACAATAGATTTGGATATGGCAGGTGTGTTTGATCAAAGTTCACTGGAGTAAAGGCACTCCTCGACAAGTTGGCGAAGGTTGGGATTCTCCAAGGCAGCAGCCACTCTTTCTTTGTCATTCAACTGCTTATTAACTGCAGGAACCGAATAATTTGTTGGTAGTTTGGAGAGAATTAGATAAGAATAAGAACAGAATATAGCAAATGCCATTAAACAGAAGCTCTGCAAGCTAAGAGtacgggaaaaaaaaaagtcagtAATGTTAAACACTTTTCCTCATTTTGCTTCACACTTCAAGTTTCAAATGCACTTTGAACTAATCTGTATTCAGAAAATAAGTAGCTAAAGTAGGTATTGCTATAAAATTAAACTACTCAATtaagaaataagagaaaaagcTACCTGTACGGTCGCCCAGTAGTTCTGCAGAGTTCATATGTCAGGGATAGAGCATTATTAGTGAAATTAAACAATTCAACTAAGCATCGAATGGCTTAAATTTTAAGTTGCATTATAGGTGACAACCAATGGTCAATggctattaattataatattgagAATAACAACTATTGATTCCTCAATAGTTATGTTGGATAACTCCTCAAATTCCTGATAGAGATGAAGTCTATCAGAAAAACCTAATCCTATTTTGAACAAGGATACAGACAGGAGATCTAATCCCATTAGCGTAGTTGCATATAAATAAGCCTCAACTCCACCCCCAACCCCCAGATATAGTTTTTGAGTGACCACACCTAAGTAATCACAGTTATCAAATGCCATAATAAGGTTATTGAGGTTGTATATCATGTGAGAGTTTACAGTTTTGTATGTCAAAAAATCTTCATTTTGTGAGGCTTTACAATTTTGTCCATCCAAAGGCTTTATGGCGCTGGGATTCACagttttctctttcaaaaaCTACATTATCATTGATTGAGTGAATTTGTCCATTGTTATGGGACCGTAAATATAGTTTTTCTGAGACTTGAGACTCAACCATGTTAATAGTGTCTTCTTCCTTTTAATTTGTATGTGTGATCTGATCCTAACACATTCCATATACAAGCCCGCCAAACAACTGGCCACACTCCTTTTTCAACTATCCATGGACTCATATGAGGAATTCATAGAATAAAAGTTGAAGTGCAGATAGTACTAGCCTCATCATTTTATTGCTTAAAACAATTAGATACGTTctactcaaaataataaagcaGTCAGCACATAAGATCGTCTAGCACAAATAGAGGTGACTGGTAACACTTTTGCAAGTTTTCCTAATTCATAGCTTCCATGCATCTTATAGGTGGTTTCATAACAGTACACCtatacaaatcaaatataagaaaAGCTTATAAACAATGTATGAAAACATTATAGGCTTTTCTTGACTTACCTGATTCTTCATTTGCATGAGATCCAGGAGCCACTTTGATGTCCACCTGTAAGATTGTGTTTTCAAAGGTTTAGACCCAAAAAAAGCATGGATATTATCAAATGGATGTAGAACTAGTCCCTCTTAAATTGAAATCTCAAAAGAGAAATAGTGTATTGAAACTCATACGAATAGCAAAATGGTATTACAGACATAAGAATAAGCCTGGAATTCATTCACCACCTCAGGCACCATTCAGATAGCAATAAACATTTGCCTACCAATGTTAGCAGagtttaaaataagaaattattttgctTATAGGATGAAAAATTATGCAAGTACCACTATAAACCATAAGATAAGACCAGGTACCCCAACATAAATTGTGTTATTTTCCAGTATTAAACACAAAATATGCTGAAACTAAGAAGAAATGCTTGAAGGAAAACATATCAGGAAATGCATATAAAGTTGAACTCTAGAAAAGCTATAAAGTAGTAGAAAGATTGGCAGGTTGGCTTCACAATTAGATCACTGCAACTTCTATCAACTGGCAAGAAATGTGCACAACATCTAAATTTATGTAAATGACCTGGAAACTGACCTTAAAATGTGGGGGGAAGCATTCCTTTAGTTTAACTCTGAGACAAAGACCAATTACAGTAGCCATGCTGCAGTGCTGGATGGTTGGGGTAAAAGTTATCCTATCAATAGACAATAGGAGACTTAATTGGTACTGCATAAAGGAAGTGCCTATGAGCCCAAACATCAAAATTACAAAGTGGCTTTTGCTTATATTTCATTGCTGTACCAGAGAACTACCTTCAATTTTAACGATCTTATACAATAAATGATCATATTATGGGCTAGTGGTAGCATGGGTACTCATATAAAGAAGATATGCCTGCATCTCACCATCTTACAAGGTTACCTCTCAAAATCCTTGGATATGCATACTACACATCCTACAACATCTATGACTT from Diospyros lotus cultivar Yz01 chromosome 6, ASM1463336v1, whole genome shotgun sequence encodes:
- the LOC127804939 gene encoding uncharacterized protein LOC127804939 codes for the protein MYSFFRQKNSQNQENDSLRDAKISELRAALGPLSGRSLQYCTDACLRRYLEARNWNVVKAKKMLEETLQWRSTYKPEEIRWNEVAHIGENGLVSIADFHDQLGRVVLIMRPGMQKTTAGEGNLRHLVYLVESSILNLPEGQEQMAWLIDFTGWSVNTNVPIKVARDIIFVLQNHYPERLGLVVLYSPPRIFEAFWKVVKYFVDPKTFQKIRFVYPKRKDSEEIMKLYFDAENLPSEFGGKASLKYDHEQFSRLMTQEDVKTAKFWGLDSRQLHTPNGSLGAEVGPEPVTVAAAVS
- the LOC127804935 gene encoding protein AE7-like 1 encodes the protein MTLGLINANPVVHAKKERIARTEDLHGGDDAVDALEIYDSVRDIRDPEHPYSLEQLSVLSEESINVDVKLGRILITFTPTIQHCSMATVIGLCLRVKLKECFPPHFKVDIKVAPGSHANEESVNKQLNDKERVAAALENPNLRQLVEECLYSSEL